One window of Chloroflexota bacterium genomic DNA carries:
- a CDS encoding DEAD/DEAH box helicase → MTDFRDNTAALEGFHPLVREWFASQFDSPTGAQAEGWGAIAEGRHTLIAAPTGSGKTLAAFLTCIDRLVRAGLDGGLPERTEVVYVSPLKALSNDVQRNLAVPLEGIAALAEAEGTPLPDIRVAVRTGDTPQRERTLMAKNPPQVLITTPESLFILLTSESGRRGLRGVRTLILDEIHAIADDKRGSHLSLSVERLCRLADGPVTRIGLSATQRPIKEVARFLVGTAGASISLSPNGWEGQGDAARAAPPLDSGFRRNGEGVGAPDCIIIDTGHARAMDMGLELPPEELGPIATHEQWASTLDRVAELVREHTTTLVFMNTRRLVERVAHQLELRLGAEAVVAHHGSMSREIRHASEERLKSGEAKVCVATASLELGIDVGAVDLVCQVGSPRSIGLLLQRVGRSGHSVGAMPKGRLFPLTRDELLECIALLRGVRGGDLDTLAIPPWPLDVLSQQIVAACAGEDWEEDALYDFCRTAYPYRELPREKFDQVVTMLSEGVAPREGRSTAYLHRDGVNGVLRARRNARLAAVTSGGAIPDNADYDVIAEPEGTFVGTVHEDFAIESVAGDVFLLGNTPWKIRRVESGRVRVEDAHGANPTLPFWLGEAPGRTGELSDEVSMLRAELESRQEERSGVEWLVASGVPEGAAEQAVEYIAEGLRVLGTVPTKQRVVVERFFDESGGMQMVVHAPFGAGINRAWGMALRKQICRAFDFELQAAATDDGISLALGPGTSFPLQDVFKYVSARRAREVVTQAVLQAPLFGTRWRWDASRALALLRHTGGRKVPAPIQRMRSDDLRAAVFPAQVACQDNAPPGDVEVPDHPLVFETVRDCLTEAMDVEGLEAVLADIEAGVIETYAKDTPQPSAFSHQVLNAMPYAFLDDAPLEERRARAVTLRRALPEDSRDLGALSPDAIARAEQSAWPVVRGAEELHDALLTLSVLPLGELSRCAGVASREELRGWFEALVADRRAAEFSLGDGGAAWACAERLHLVQALYPEAALSPALTPLGEQPDEDEALATLLRGWTESLGPFTEAWLASTLGLAATMVRRGLAQIEAEGVVLRGRFTPGVAEEEFCNRRILARINRDTVAGLRQEVEPVPVATFIQFLFRWQHATAGTRVSGDGGLLQVLEQLQGFEAAAQVWETELLPLRTSPYDASALDRLCLGGEAVWGRFARRPVDQELPGGRAALARTGPVSLGLRDDLPWLLDPPPDGDAEPSASAVPSGCAGEALAFLRAHGASFIGDIIAGTRRLPSGVGGALRQPAATGLGTAGGFGARRGGAAGGGKRGRAGRRG, encoded by the coding sequence ATGACTGACTTTCGCGACAACACTGCCGCGCTGGAGGGGTTTCACCCGCTGGTGCGGGAGTGGTTTGCGTCGCAGTTCGACTCGCCGACGGGGGCGCAGGCTGAGGGGTGGGGCGCGATTGCGGAGGGGCGGCACACGCTCATCGCGGCGCCGACAGGGTCGGGGAAGACGCTGGCGGCGTTCCTGACGTGCATCGACCGACTGGTCCGCGCGGGGCTCGACGGCGGGCTGCCGGAGCGGACGGAGGTGGTGTACGTCTCGCCGCTGAAGGCGCTGTCGAACGACGTGCAGCGCAACCTCGCCGTGCCGCTTGAGGGCATCGCGGCGCTGGCGGAGGCGGAGGGGACGCCGCTGCCGGATATCCGCGTCGCGGTGCGGACGGGGGACACGCCGCAGCGGGAGCGAACGCTGATGGCGAAGAACCCGCCGCAGGTCCTCATCACGACGCCGGAGTCGCTGTTCATCCTGCTGACGTCGGAGAGCGGGCGGCGGGGGCTGCGGGGGGTGCGGACGCTCATCCTCGACGAGATCCACGCGATCGCGGACGACAAGCGGGGGTCGCACCTGAGCCTGTCGGTGGAGCGGCTGTGCCGGCTGGCGGACGGGCCGGTGACGCGCATCGGGCTGTCGGCGACGCAGCGGCCGATCAAGGAGGTGGCGCGGTTTTTGGTGGGGACGGCGGGGGCTTCGATTTCCCTCAGCCCGAACGGTTGGGAAGGTCAGGGCGACGCGGCGCGCGCGGCCCCGCCCCTGGATTCCGGCTTTCGCCGGAATGGAGAAGGGGTTGGGGCGCCGGACTGCATCATCATTGATACGGGGCATGCGCGGGCGATGGACATGGGGCTGGAGCTGCCGCCGGAGGAGCTGGGGCCCATCGCGACGCACGAGCAGTGGGCGAGCACGCTGGACCGGGTGGCCGAGCTGGTGCGGGAGCACACGACGACGCTGGTGTTCATGAATACGCGGCGGCTGGTGGAGCGGGTGGCGCACCAACTGGAGCTGCGGTTGGGCGCCGAGGCGGTGGTCGCGCACCACGGGAGCATGTCTCGGGAGATCCGGCACGCGTCGGAGGAGCGGCTGAAGAGCGGCGAGGCGAAGGTGTGCGTGGCGACGGCGTCGCTGGAGCTTGGCATCGACGTGGGGGCGGTGGACCTGGTGTGCCAGGTGGGGTCGCCGCGGTCGATCGGACTGCTGCTGCAGCGCGTGGGGCGCTCCGGGCACTCGGTTGGCGCGATGCCCAAGGGGCGGCTGTTCCCACTGACGCGGGACGAGCTGCTGGAGTGCATCGCGCTGCTGCGGGGCGTCAGGGGCGGGGACCTGGACACGCTGGCGATCCCGCCGTGGCCGCTGGACGTGCTGTCCCAGCAGATCGTGGCCGCGTGCGCGGGGGAGGACTGGGAGGAGGACGCGCTGTACGACTTCTGCCGCACGGCGTACCCGTACCGGGAGCTGCCGCGGGAGAAGTTCGACCAGGTGGTGACGATGCTGAGCGAGGGCGTCGCGCCGCGGGAGGGCCGGTCGACGGCGTACCTGCACCGGGACGGCGTGAACGGCGTGCTGCGGGCGCGGCGGAACGCGCGGCTGGCGGCAGTCACGAGCGGCGGTGCCATCCCGGACAACGCCGACTACGACGTGATCGCGGAGCCGGAGGGGACGTTCGTCGGGACGGTGCACGAGGACTTCGCCATTGAGAGCGTCGCGGGGGACGTTTTCCTGCTGGGGAACACGCCGTGGAAGATACGGCGCGTGGAGAGCGGGCGCGTGCGCGTGGAGGACGCGCACGGAGCGAACCCGACGCTGCCGTTCTGGCTCGGCGAGGCGCCGGGGCGCACGGGAGAGCTCTCGGACGAGGTGTCCATGCTGCGGGCGGAGCTGGAGTCGCGGCAAGAAGAGAGAAGCGGCGTGGAGTGGCTCGTGGCGAGCGGGGTGCCGGAGGGCGCGGCGGAGCAGGCGGTCGAGTACATCGCCGAGGGGCTGCGGGTGCTGGGGACGGTGCCGACCAAGCAGCGGGTGGTAGTGGAGCGGTTCTTCGATGAATCGGGCGGGATGCAGATGGTGGTGCACGCGCCCTTCGGCGCGGGGATCAACCGCGCGTGGGGGATGGCGCTGCGCAAGCAGATCTGCCGCGCCTTTGACTTCGAGCTGCAGGCGGCGGCCACGGACGACGGCATCAGCCTGGCGCTGGGGCCGGGGACGTCGTTCCCGCTGCAGGACGTCTTCAAGTATGTATCCGCGCGCCGCGCGCGTGAGGTGGTGACGCAGGCCGTGCTGCAGGCGCCGCTCTTCGGCACGCGCTGGCGGTGGGACGCGTCGCGGGCGCTGGCGCTGTTGCGGCACACGGGCGGGCGGAAGGTGCCGGCGCCGATCCAGCGGATGCGCTCGGACGACCTGCGGGCGGCGGTGTTCCCGGCGCAGGTGGCGTGCCAAGACAACGCGCCGCCGGGAGACGTCGAGGTGCCGGACCACCCGCTGGTGTTCGAGACGGTGCGCGACTGCCTGACGGAGGCGATGGACGTGGAGGGGCTGGAGGCCGTGCTGGCGGACATCGAGGCCGGGGTCATCGAGACGTACGCCAAGGACACGCCGCAGCCGTCGGCGTTCTCGCACCAGGTGCTGAACGCCATGCCGTACGCCTTCCTGGACGACGCGCCGCTGGAGGAGCGTCGGGCGCGGGCGGTGACGCTGCGGCGGGCGCTGCCGGAGGACTCGCGGGACCTGGGGGCGCTGAGTCCCGATGCCATCGCGCGGGCCGAGCAGTCGGCGTGGCCGGTGGTGCGGGGCGCGGAGGAGCTGCACGACGCGCTGCTGACGCTGAGCGTGCTGCCGCTGGGCGAGCTCTCCCGCTGCGCGGGCGTGGCGTCGCGGGAGGAGCTGCGCGGGTGGTTCGAGGCGCTGGTGGCGGACCGCCGGGCGGCGGAGTTCTCGCTCGGCGACGGCGGGGCGGCGTGGGCGTGCGCGGAGCGGCTGCATCTCGTGCAGGCGCTGTACCCGGAGGCGGCGCTCTCTCCCGCGCTGACACCCCTCGGAGAGCAGCCGGACGAGGACGAGGCGCTGGCGACGCTGCTGCGCGGGTGGACGGAGTCGCTGGGGCCGTTCACGGAGGCTTGGCTGGCCTCGACGCTGGGGTTGGCGGCGACGATGGTCCGGCGGGGGCTGGCGCAGATCGAGGCGGAGGGCGTCGTACTGCGCGGGCGGTTCACGCCCGGCGTGGCGGAGGAGGAGTTCTGCAACCGGCGCATCCTGGCGCGCATCAACCGCGACACGGTGGCGGGCCTGCGGCAGGAGGTGGAGCCGGTGCCCGTCGCGACGTTCATCCAGTTCCTGTTCCGGTGGCAGCACGCGACGGCGGGCACGCGGGTGTCGGGCGACGGCGGGCTGCTGCAGGTCCTAGAGCAGCTGCAGGGGTTCGAGGCGGCGGCGCAGGTGTGGGAGACGGAGCTGCTTCCGCTACGGACGTCGCCGTACGACGCGTCGGCGCTGGACCGGCTGTGCTTGGGCGGCGAGGCCGTCTGGGGCCGGTTCGCGCGGCGGCCCGTCGACCAGGAGCTGCCGGGCGGACGGGCCGCGTTGGCCCGCACGGGGCCGGTGTCGCTGGGGCTGCGGGACGACCTGCCGTGGCTGCTGGACCCGCCGCCGGACGGCGACGCGGAGCCGAGCGCGTCCGCTGTGCCCAGCGGGTGCGCGGGTGAGGCGCTCGCGTTCCTGCGCGCGCACGGCGCGTCCTTCATCGGCGACATCATCGCCGGGACGCGGCGGCTGCCGTCGGGGGTGGGGGGGGCGCTGAGGCAGCCTGCCGCGACGGGGCTCGGTACCGCCGGCGGGTTCGGGGCGCGGCGGGGGGGGGCGGCGGGGGGGGGCAAGCGGGGGAGGGCGGGGCGGCGGGG
- a CDS encoding DUF5677 domain-containing protein, whose translation MQHVFDRVRARWEIWSGGSEEQFVYEVIGGLLARQATLASEFAQNPGVWNPHSAPLFFRSMVDNLITLAWILKEPEERTKQFVLYGLGQENLLLEHRKASLQEEGQDPDEDTTVKDWERQLNSERYTFLTEVNVGSLGPSSREMAEETELLELHRMDYAHWSGTTHNMWQHIVRFNLRQCENPLHGYHRIPLYPYPIPMPELLLRAAEYFDQSIDIFDKATKLEVGDLSANEVLEQEFERMPAPPFVPSDGSA comes from the coding sequence GTGCAGCACGTATTCGATCGTGTTCGGGCGCGTTGGGAGATATGGTCAGGTGGTTCTGAGGAGCAGTTTGTTTATGAAGTCATTGGTGGATTGCTAGCCAGGCAAGCGACGCTCGCTTCAGAATTTGCCCAAAACCCTGGGGTTTGGAATCCTCATTCGGCGCCACTCTTTTTCCGTTCGATGGTAGACAACTTGATTACGCTTGCATGGATTCTGAAGGAGCCAGAAGAACGTACGAAGCAATTCGTGCTTTACGGCTTGGGTCAGGAGAATCTGTTGCTCGAACACAGAAAGGCTAGTTTACAAGAGGAGGGGCAGGATCCCGATGAGGACACTACAGTCAAGGATTGGGAGCGACAGCTCAATAGTGAAAGGTATACCTTCCTAACAGAAGTCAATGTGGGCAGTTTGGGGCCTAGTTCAAGGGAAATGGCTGAGGAAACGGAACTTCTCGAATTGCATCGAATGGATTATGCACATTGGAGCGGCACTACGCACAACATGTGGCAACACATAGTCCGATTCAATTTGAGGCAATGTGAGAATCCCCTTCATGGATACCATAGAATCCCGCTATATCCGTACCCAATTCCGATGCCAGAATTATTGCTTCGCGCAGCGGAGTACTTTGACCAAAGCATTGACATCTTTGACAAAGCAACAAAGCTTGAGGTGGGTGACCTTAGCGCTAACGAAGTTCTTGAGCAGGAATTTGAAAGGATGCCGGCTCCTCCCTTTGTGCCTTCAGACGGTTCCGCCTAG
- a CDS encoding serine hydroxymethyltransferase encodes MYATGLAAPQILVDRDPEAARAVELELARQQNSLVLIASENHASQAVLEASASVMTNKYAEGYPGRRYYGGCEFVDMAESLAIERVNRLFGSEHANVQAHSGTQANIAVYTALMQPGETLMGMRLDHGGHLSHGSPVNFTGKYYNIVSYGVDPDTELIDYEQVESLAKEHRPKFIVAGYSAYARTVDWARFRAIADEVGAILLVDMAHIAGLVAGGVHPNPVPHAQIVTSTTHKSLRGPRGAFILSTQEHARALDRSVFPVNQGGPFMAAILAKAVCFGEALQPGFAVYAQRIVDNAQSLAATLTGAGLRIVTGGTDNHLFLVDLRAAGLTGREAEQALNAVGVIVNRNTIPNDPQPATVASGLRIGTPALSTRGMGPDEMATIGKLIAEVLTHPADEAVQQSARDQVADLTSRFPVPGITTDAAWPLD; translated from the coding sequence ATGTACGCCACCGGACTCGCCGCGCCCCAGATCCTCGTCGACCGCGACCCCGAGGCCGCCCGCGCCGTCGAGCTCGAGCTCGCCCGCCAGCAGAACTCCCTTGTCCTCATCGCCTCCGAGAACCACGCCTCCCAGGCCGTCCTCGAGGCCTCCGCCTCCGTCATGACCAACAAGTACGCCGAGGGCTACCCCGGCCGTCGCTACTACGGCGGCTGCGAGTTCGTCGACATGGCTGAGTCCCTCGCCATCGAACGCGTCAACCGCCTCTTCGGCTCCGAGCACGCCAACGTCCAGGCCCACTCCGGCACCCAGGCCAACATCGCCGTCTACACCGCCCTCATGCAGCCCGGCGAGACCCTCATGGGCATGCGCCTTGACCACGGCGGCCACCTCTCCCACGGCAGTCCCGTCAACTTCACCGGCAAGTACTACAACATCGTCTCCTACGGCGTGGACCCCGACACCGAGCTCATAGACTACGAGCAGGTCGAGTCACTCGCCAAGGAGCACCGCCCCAAGTTTATCGTTGCCGGCTACAGCGCCTACGCCCGCACCGTCGACTGGGCCCGCTTCCGCGCCATCGCCGACGAGGTCGGCGCCATCCTCCTCGTCGACATGGCCCACATCGCCGGCCTCGTCGCGGGCGGCGTCCACCCGAACCCGGTCCCCCACGCGCAGATCGTAACCTCCACCACCCACAAGTCCCTGCGAGGCCCGCGCGGCGCCTTCATCCTCTCCACGCAGGAGCACGCCCGCGCCCTTGACCGCTCCGTCTTCCCCGTCAACCAGGGCGGGCCCTTCATGGCCGCAATCCTCGCCAAGGCCGTCTGCTTCGGAGAGGCCCTCCAGCCCGGCTTTGCCGTCTACGCCCAGCGCATCGTCGACAATGCTCAGTCCCTCGCCGCCACGCTCACCGGCGCCGGCCTCCGCATCGTCACCGGCGGCACCGACAACCACCTCTTCCTCGTCGACCTCCGCGCCGCCGGCCTCACCGGCCGCGAGGCCGAACAGGCCCTCAACGCCGTCGGCGTCATCGTCAACCGCAACACCATCCCGAACGACCCCCAGCCCGCGACGGTCGCCAGCGGCCTCCGCATCGGCACCCCCGCCCTCAGTACCCGCGGCATGGGCCCCGACGAGATGGCCACCATCGGCAAACTCATCGCCGAAGTCCTGACCCACCCCGCCGACGAGGCCGTCCAGCAAAGCGCCCGAGACCAGGTAGCGGACCTAACCAGCCGCTTCCCCGTCCCCGGCATAACAACAGACGCCGCCTGGCCCCTGGACTAG
- a CDS encoding HAD family phosphatase has product MQPIPNPPNPPKLVIFDCDGVLVDSPRLVNQAILRVLASYGLQLTLDEVLKNLKGLLNADIRDVVASRWGVALPENFTDVMEDAEWAAMEEGLLPVEDAETAVRAVVASGVATCVASNGPLKDIEHRLRLTGLFSFFEGRLFSAYTVPRAKPHPDVFLHAASTMGYPPSECAVIEDSDPGIQAALAAGMRVLAYAATSDTTFADAAGVQTFTDMTTLPALLGL; this is encoded by the coding sequence TTGCAACCAATCCCCAACCCGCCTAACCCACCCAAACTCGTCATCTTTGACTGCGACGGCGTCTTGGTCGACAGCCCGCGCCTGGTCAACCAAGCCATCCTGCGTGTCCTCGCCTCATATGGCCTCCAGTTAACGCTCGATGAGGTGCTGAAGAACCTCAAAGGCCTCCTGAACGCCGACATCAGGGACGTTGTGGCGTCTCGATGGGGAGTGGCTCTACCCGAAAACTTCACGGACGTCATGGAAGACGCTGAATGGGCTGCAATGGAGGAGGGTCTTCTCCCAGTCGAAGATGCAGAGACCGCCGTCCGCGCAGTCGTCGCGTCTGGAGTAGCCACCTGCGTCGCATCCAACGGCCCACTCAAGGACATTGAACACCGGCTCAGACTTACGGGCCTGTTCTCATTCTTTGAGGGTCGTCTGTTCAGTGCCTACACCGTGCCACGCGCCAAGCCCCATCCCGACGTCTTCCTCCACGCCGCCTCGACAATGGGCTACCCGCCCTCCGAATGCGCGGTCATTGAGGACAGCGACCCAGGCATCCAAGCCGCCCTCGCGGCCGGAATGCGAGTCCTCGCCTACGCCGCCACCTCCGACACCACCTTCGCAGACGCAGCAGGCGTCCAAACGTTTACCGACATGACCACGCTCCCAGCGTTGCTAGGCCTCTAA
- a CDS encoding Rieske 2Fe-2S domain-containing protein: MLSKQDNETLCRVGPGTTMGEFMREYWIPALQSSELPGPDSDPVRIRLLGENLIAFRDTSGTVGLVDNYCPHRRASLFFGRNEESGLRCVYHGWKFDVSGNCVDMPSEPAESNFKDKVKLTAYPCAERNGVIWTYMGPRTDLPPLPDLEPNMRPDREYTITTVLRECNWMQALEGDIDTSHLGFLHLGSADPNALVPGTVDYYTVNVRHPRYNVKEMDYGVMYAAYRPAEEDSYYWRFAQYLLPFYTMIPTGRLGLQVRVRAWVPVDDEHTMFWALSAPTPGAPAIRRTDRNGRVLGGSAGQMEYQPNTNDWHGRWRLAANSSNDYKIDREAQSKNEIFTGITGIHLQDQAVTESMGAISDRTRERLGTSDSMIIKSRRRAINAARSLQEGVPAPGVDNPEVYQVRSGDVVMKREVDWLEGTAELRKAFVDHPELIPAATS; this comes from the coding sequence ATGCTCTCCAAGCAGGACAACGAGACCCTCTGCCGCGTCGGCCCCGGCACCACCATGGGCGAGTTCATGCGCGAGTATTGGATCCCCGCCCTCCAGTCCAGCGAGCTCCCAGGCCCCGACTCGGACCCCGTCCGCATCCGCCTGCTCGGCGAGAACCTCATCGCCTTCCGCGACACCTCCGGCACCGTCGGCCTCGTCGACAACTACTGCCCCCACCGTCGCGCCAGCCTCTTCTTCGGCCGCAATGAGGAGTCCGGCCTTCGATGCGTCTACCACGGCTGGAAGTTCGACGTCAGCGGCAACTGCGTCGACATGCCCTCGGAGCCCGCCGAGTCCAATTTCAAGGACAAGGTGAAGCTCACCGCCTACCCGTGCGCCGAGCGCAACGGCGTCATCTGGACCTACATGGGCCCCCGCACGGACCTCCCGCCCCTGCCGGACCTCGAGCCCAACATGCGCCCCGACCGCGAGTACACCATTACCACCGTCCTCCGCGAGTGCAACTGGATGCAGGCCCTCGAGGGTGACATCGACACCTCCCACCTCGGCTTCCTGCACCTCGGCAGCGCCGACCCCAACGCCCTCGTCCCCGGCACCGTCGACTACTACACCGTCAACGTCCGCCACCCGCGCTACAACGTGAAGGAGATGGACTACGGCGTCATGTACGCCGCCTACCGCCCCGCAGAGGAGGACTCCTACTACTGGCGCTTCGCCCAGTACCTGCTGCCCTTCTACACGATGATCCCCACCGGCCGCCTCGGACTCCAGGTACGCGTCCGCGCCTGGGTCCCCGTCGACGACGAGCATACGATGTTCTGGGCCCTCAGCGCTCCCACGCCCGGCGCGCCTGCCATCCGCCGCACCGACCGCAACGGCCGCGTTCTCGGCGGCAGCGCCGGCCAGATGGAGTACCAGCCCAACACCAACGACTGGCACGGCCGCTGGCGCCTCGCCGCCAACTCCTCCAACGACTACAAGATCGACCGCGAGGCCCAGAGCAAGAACGAGATCTTCACCGGCATCACCGGCATCCACCTCCAGGACCAGGCCGTGACCGAGAGCATGGGCGCCATCTCCGACCGCACCCGCGAGCGCCTCGGCACCAGCGACTCCATGATCATCAAGTCGCGCCGCCGCGCCATAAACGCCGCCCGCTCCTTGCAGGAGGGCGTCCCCGCGCCCGGCGTCGACAACCCCGAGGTCTATCAGGTCCGCTCCGGCGACGTCGTCATGAAGCGGGAAGTCGACTGGCTCGAAGGCACCGCTGAGCTCCGCAAGGCCTTCGTAGACCACCCGGAGCTCATCCCCGCCGCAACGTCCTAG
- a CDS encoding class II aldolase/adducin family protein, with the protein MAEIDDVKRDVAIANRILSHVGLATGVLVSLGHASFRVPGDPELFVVKGRGYDIDALPLLQPDDMIVCDLEGRKVGGPPNATQCFEVKMHSAVFKNHPEVQSVVHCHPRYATMMSVLQARLVPMCNEGAQLVRKPLPVYPHSKLILTEEDGQGVATALGDSPAALLRGHGAITTGQNLEQSVMNMLHLEEQARMNWYAFCAMGPDHPGIPEADLVEARNQPTIAELDHFVGGPAIRGGAGGGGAWRYFPHLITQELDAGR; encoded by the coding sequence ATGGCCGAAATAGACGACGTCAAGCGGGACGTCGCCATCGCCAACCGCATCCTGTCCCACGTCGGCCTCGCGACCGGCGTCCTCGTGTCCCTGGGACACGCCAGCTTCCGCGTCCCCGGGGACCCCGAACTCTTCGTCGTCAAGGGCCGCGGCTACGATATCGACGCCCTCCCCCTCCTGCAGCCCGACGACATGATCGTCTGTGACCTCGAGGGCCGGAAGGTCGGCGGCCCGCCCAACGCCACCCAGTGCTTTGAGGTCAAGATGCACTCCGCCGTCTTCAAGAACCACCCGGAGGTGCAGTCCGTTGTCCACTGCCACCCGCGATACGCGACGATGATGAGCGTCCTCCAGGCCCGCCTCGTCCCCATGTGCAACGAGGGCGCGCAGCTTGTCCGCAAGCCCCTCCCCGTCTACCCCCACAGTAAGCTCATCCTCACCGAGGAGGACGGACAGGGCGTCGCGACGGCCCTTGGCGACTCCCCCGCAGCCCTTCTCCGAGGCCACGGCGCGATCACCACCGGCCAGAATCTCGAACAGTCCGTCATGAACATGCTGCACCTCGAAGAGCAGGCGCGCATGAACTGGTACGCCTTCTGCGCCATGGGCCCCGACCATCCCGGCATCCCGGAAGCCGACCTCGTCGAGGCCCGCAACCAGCCCACCATCGCCGAACTCGACCACTTCGTCGGCGGCCCCGCCATCCGAGGCGGCGCGGGCGGCGGCGGCGCGTGGCGCTACTTCCCCCACCTCATCACCCAGGAGCTCGACGCAGGCCGCTGA
- a CDS encoding MFS transporter, translated as MAQTRQPQDTSARPRAGNRFRRATEALRYPNFRLVWTTSIFSSAARWIQQVSLGWLAYDLTGSAALLGVLLFVYQAPTIVLSPLVGVLVDRVNRRNLLIVSQLIMAGLAILLALDILLGAVQVWHLYVFAVASGVESTIIHVVRQALIPSAVPRESLLNAISLNSAALTSTRIVGPFLAGLLIVAVGVEGNFLIQAVLLSCVAVAAFPLKLSPLESVGDGARRSIRGDIATALRFIWGITHLRVQFTIQYLMLFLAMPFSNFLPVWAENVLSLDADGLGVLYSAAGIGALIGTITLASAGNVGRKGILMAVVTVGLGLAYLGLGLSSLLVVSLVMLAIVGAAQSMFSAINMTLVQSRVPDELQGRVMSIFNIGHAMIAVGSLTMGIIVDAIGIQPMTIGLGAIVAVLAVAALPVLPSLRRA; from the coding sequence TTGGCCCAGACCCGCCAGCCGCAGGACACCTCGGCCAGACCGAGAGCGGGCAACCGCTTCCGCCGGGCGACGGAAGCCCTGCGCTACCCGAACTTTCGCCTTGTCTGGACCACCTCCATCTTCTCCAGCGCCGCCCGCTGGATCCAGCAGGTCTCCCTCGGCTGGCTTGCCTATGACCTCACCGGCTCCGCCGCCCTCCTCGGCGTCCTCCTCTTCGTCTACCAGGCGCCCACAATCGTCCTTTCGCCGCTGGTCGGCGTCCTCGTCGACCGCGTCAACCGCCGAAACCTGCTCATCGTCAGCCAGCTCATCATGGCCGGCCTTGCGATACTCCTTGCGCTCGACATCCTCCTCGGCGCCGTGCAGGTCTGGCACCTCTACGTCTTCGCCGTCGCCAGCGGCGTCGAGAGCACCATCATCCATGTCGTCCGCCAGGCCCTCATCCCCTCCGCCGTCCCCCGCGAGAGCCTCCTGAACGCAATCTCCCTCAACTCCGCCGCCCTCACCAGCACCCGCATCGTCGGCCCCTTCCTCGCCGGCCTGCTCATCGTCGCCGTCGGCGTCGAGGGCAACTTCCTCATCCAGGCCGTCCTCCTCTCCTGCGTCGCCGTTGCCGCCTTTCCCCTGAAGCTCAGTCCGCTGGAATCGGTGGGAGACGGCGCCCGTCGCTCCATTCGAGGCGACATCGCCACGGCGCTCCGATTCATCTGGGGCATCACCCATCTCCGGGTCCAGTTCACCATTCAGTACCTCATGCTCTTTCTTGCGATGCCCTTCTCCAACTTCCTCCCCGTCTGGGCCGAGAACGTCCTCTCCCTCGACGCCGACGGCCTCGGCGTCCTCTACTCCGCTGCCGGTATCGGCGCCCTCATTGGCACGATCACCCTCGCCTCCGCCGGCAACGTCGGGCGAAAGGGCATCCTCATGGCCGTCGTCACCGTCGGCTTGGGCCTCGCCTACCTTGGCCTGGGTCTCTCCTCCCTGCTGGTGGTGTCCCTCGTGATGCTTGCCATCGTGGGCGCGGCCCAGTCCATGTTCTCCGCCATCAACATGACCCTCGTCCAGAGCCGAGTCCCGGACGAGCTCCAGGGCCGCGTCATGAGCATCTTCAACATCGGCCACGCCATGATCGCCGTCGGCTCCCTCACCATGGGCATCATCGTCGACGCCATCGGCATCCAGCCCATGACCATCGGCCTCGGCGCAATCGTCGCCGTCCTCGCCGTCGCCGCCCTCCCCGTCCTCCCATCCCTCCGCCGCGCCTAG